A portion of the Gossypium arboreum isolate Shixiya-1 chromosome 8, ASM2569848v2, whole genome shotgun sequence genome contains these proteins:
- the LOC108484919 gene encoding uncharacterized protein LOC108484919, which produces MALKKSAPSLDSTIANFLGLQNENPHKHLKEFHMVCLSMKPQGVTEDQIKLRAFPFSLADSAREWLFYLPPGSITTWADLSRLFLNRFFPASRAAELRREIVGIRQKDAETLYDYWERFKKLFASCTQHGITEQSLIQYFYEGLKPMEMNMVDAASGGALVNMTPQQARDLISTMAANSQQFRANPEPPRRVHQLSNSTIEDRLDRLTNIVNSLVTEKSKPAREILETFRNVEINLPLLDAIRQIPRYAKFLKELCTNKRKLTGNEKVSVGENVSAVLQWKMPVKCKDRGMFAIPCKIGHLGIKKAMCDLGASINVMPYSIYESLNAGFLTKTGVTIQLADRSIVHPEGVFEDVLVKVNGLIFPGDFYVIKMEEDNTPRSSDILLGRPFLSTANTKIDVRSGTLTMEFDGEIVKF; this is translated from the exons atggcccttaagaa atctgctccg tcgcTTGATTCAACTATCGCCAACTTTCTCgggttacaaaatgaaaacccccacaagcatttaaaagaatttcatatggtttgtttgagtatgaaacctcagggggtaactgaggatcaaattaaattgcgcgctttccctttttccctagcagattcagccagggaatggttattttatttacctcctggatccattacaacttgggctgatctaTCTCGTTTATTCCTTAACAGGTTTTTCCCTGCATCACGAGCggctgagttaagaagagaaatcgtgggcataaggcaaaaagacgcagagactctatacgactattgggagcgatttaagaagttgttTGCAAGTTGCACACAACACGGTATAACGGAACAGTCTTTGATCCAAtacttttatgaaggcttgaaacccatggagatgaatatggtagatgccgcgagtggaggagcgttagtcaacatgactccacaacaagcaagGGACTTAATCTCCACAATGGCTGCAAATTCCCAGCAATTtcgagccaatcctgaaccccctagaagggttcaccagtTAAGTAATTCTACCATTGAAGATagacttgatagacttactaatattgtgaattccCTTGTTACAGAAAAATCGAAACCAGCCCGA gagatcctcgaaacattcaggaatgttgAGATCAACTTACCACTGTTAGATGCCATTAGACAGATTCcgcggtatgccaagttcctcaaagaactttgcaccaacaaacgaaaactaacaggtaatgaaaaggtaagtgttggtgagaatgtttcCGCAGTTCTACAGTGGAAAATGCCAGTTAAATGTaaagataggggtatgttcgcTATTCCATGCAAAATTGGCCATCTAGGAATTAAAAAGGCTATGTGCgatttaggggcctccataaatgtaatgccttattctatttatgaatcacttaatgcgggttttttgacaaagacaggTGTTACCATTCAGTTGGCAGATAGGTCCATTGTGCATCCCGAAGGGGTCTTCGAGGACGTATTAGTCAAAGTCAATGGGCTTATCTTCCCTggagatttttatgtgataaaaatggaggaGGATAACACTCCTAggtcttcagacatcttgttagggcgacctttccttagtactgcGAATACTAAGATTGATGTACGAAGCGGAACCCTCACGATGGAGTTTGACGgggagatcgtgaagttt